Proteins encoded by one window of Deinococcus radiodurans R1 = ATCC 13939 = DSM 20539:
- a CDS encoding UDP-N-acetylmuramoyl-tripeptide--D-alanyl-D-alanine ligase: protein MLDPRSVPFAAQIHPQARPARRLTWDSREAGPDTAFVALPGEKMHGNRFVERALAAGAPFVLTDLDVPRAVRVDDARGALFAWARSERAKNPLVVGITGSAGKTTAKSYAAAALDAHFMPVFNTMPAIACFLVQYGASQKPLVVEMGIDHIGEMAELMDLVRPDVGVVTTIGPAHLEQFGMVETIAHEKGQILTARRALVGSQAAAFFPKAQFPHVDSYGFGDVTFRGEGLELSPQAARFRFGGMGVILPLASRVQAEAAVLGMVLAREAGIALADAAVRMSAVEVPGGRYRLHPGRFTVIDDAYNASPVAVRAALDALHALKPEGEVGRRISVLGRMLELGPTERELHAEVGSYAREQADLTYGVGEFAQELGERAFATVPELLADLLNEVRDGDIVLVKASRGISLTPEQRAVTGVGLDVVVEALLDQRDR, encoded by the coding sequence ATGCTTGACCCCCGTTCTGTTCCTTTTGCCGCTCAGATTCACCCCCAGGCCCGCCCGGCGCGGCGGCTGACCTGGGACTCGCGCGAGGCGGGGCCGGACACGGCGTTCGTCGCGCTGCCCGGCGAGAAGATGCACGGCAACAGGTTCGTCGAGCGGGCGCTCGCGGCGGGGGCGCCCTTCGTCCTGACCGACCTCGACGTGCCCCGCGCCGTGCGGGTAGATGATGCGCGGGGGGCCCTGTTCGCCTGGGCGCGGAGTGAACGGGCGAAAAACCCGCTGGTGGTGGGCATCACCGGCAGCGCGGGCAAGACGACCGCCAAGAGTTACGCGGCGGCGGCCCTGGACGCCCACTTCATGCCGGTGTTCAACACCATGCCCGCCATCGCCTGTTTTCTGGTGCAGTACGGCGCGAGCCAAAAGCCGCTGGTGGTGGAGATGGGCATCGACCACATCGGCGAAATGGCCGAGCTGATGGACCTCGTGCGGCCCGATGTGGGCGTCGTGACGACCATAGGCCCGGCGCATCTGGAGCAGTTCGGCATGGTGGAGACCATCGCCCACGAAAAGGGTCAGATTCTGACGGCGCGGCGGGCATTGGTCGGCTCGCAGGCCGCCGCCTTTTTCCCCAAGGCCCAGTTTCCCCACGTGGACAGCTACGGCTTCGGCGACGTGACGTTCCGGGGCGAGGGGCTGGAACTCTCGCCGCAGGCCGCTCGCTTCCGCTTCGGCGGCATGGGCGTGATTTTGCCGCTCGCCTCGCGGGTGCAGGCCGAGGCCGCCGTGCTGGGGATGGTCCTCGCCCGCGAAGCTGGCATCGCGCTGGCCGACGCCGCCGTGCGGATGAGCGCGGTGGAAGTGCCCGGCGGGCGCTACCGACTGCATCCGGGCCGGTTTACCGTCATTGACGACGCCTACAACGCGTCCCCGGTGGCGGTGCGCGCCGCGCTCGACGCCCTGCACGCGCTGAAGCCGGAGGGCGAGGTAGGCCGCCGCATCAGCGTGCTGGGCCGGATGCTGGAACTCGGCCCCACTGAGCGTGAGCTGCACGCCGAAGTCGGCAGCTATGCCCGCGAGCAGGCCGACCTGACCTACGGGGTGGGCGAGTTCGCGCAGGAGCTGGGCGAGCGCGCCTTCGCCACCGTGCCCGAGCTGCTCGCCGACCTGCTGAATGAAGTCCGTGACGGCGACATCGTGCTCGTCAAGGCGAGCCGGGGCATTTCCCTGACCCCGGAGCAGCGCGCGGTGACGGGCGTGGGGCTGGACGTGGTGGTGGAGGCCCTGCTCGACCAGCGCGACCGCTGA
- the lipB gene encoding lipoyl(octanoyl) transferase LipB, whose product MKEAAFDVLDLGLLPYPQAWARQKQELARVAVGGRPTLLLVEHPAVLTLGRKAQEGENIVVTREYLAAQGIDVFAVERGGDVTYHGPGQLVAYAIFPVGRRVRDFLRLLENAVVTALGTLGLPDARPNPGYAGVYVDPREINGKTYDQKICSIGVAIKQNVALHGIGLNVCTNLDHFDLIVPCGLTDTQMTSVQREYDLRGLGSVSMEQAKKALTDAFALTFADYDWSLPGVAAGQEALSVASP is encoded by the coding sequence GTGAAAGAAGCGGCCTTCGACGTGCTTGACCTCGGCCTGCTGCCCTACCCGCAGGCGTGGGCGCGGCAGAAGCAGGAACTGGCCCGCGTGGCGGTGGGCGGGCGGCCCACGCTGCTGCTGGTGGAGCACCCCGCCGTGCTGACGCTGGGGCGCAAGGCGCAGGAGGGCGAGAACATCGTGGTCACGCGCGAGTATCTGGCTGCGCAGGGCATCGACGTGTTCGCGGTGGAGCGCGGCGGCGACGTGACCTACCACGGCCCCGGCCAGCTCGTCGCCTACGCCATTTTTCCAGTCGGGCGCCGGGTGCGCGACTTCCTGCGGCTGCTGGAAAACGCAGTGGTGACGGCGCTGGGCACCCTCGGCCTGCCCGATGCCCGGCCCAATCCCGGCTACGCGGGCGTGTACGTGGACCCGCGCGAGATCAACGGCAAGACCTACGACCAGAAAATCTGCTCCATCGGCGTGGCCATCAAGCAGAATGTCGCCCTGCACGGCATCGGCCTGAACGTCTGCACCAATCTGGACCACTTCGACCTGATCGTGCCCTGCGGCCTGACGGATACCCAGATGACCAGCGTGCAGCGTGAGTACGACCTGCGCGGTCTGGGCAGCGTCAGCATGGAGCAGGCGAAAAAGGCGCTGACCGACGCTTTCGCCTTGACCTTTGCCGACTATGATTGGAGCCTTCCGGGGGTGGCCGCCGGGCAGGAGGCGCTCTCTGTGGCCTCTCCCTAG
- a CDS encoding short-chain dehydrogenase, with protein sequence MVGGTGMLLGLVRELLAADDEVWTLARHAPALTHPRLHPLLADYRDAAALRAALASATPFDRAVVWIHSAAPDAPFVVAEAVRGPFFHVLGSAVADPSRPDDGRRARFAALGTDARDVVLGFVREGEHSRWLTNAEISAGVWEAVQGNVQRAVVGTVTPWAARPG encoded by the coding sequence GTGGTCGGCGGCACCGGCATGCTGCTGGGACTGGTGCGCGAGCTCCTCGCGGCGGACGACGAGGTGTGGACGCTGGCCCGCCACGCCCCGGCGCTTACGCACCCGCGCCTGCATCCCCTGCTGGCGGACTACCGCGACGCAGCGGCCTTGCGCGCGGCCCTGGCCTCCGCCACGCCGTTTGACCGGGCGGTGGTCTGGATTCACTCTGCGGCGCCGGACGCGCCCTTCGTGGTGGCCGAAGCGGTGCGCGGGCCGTTTTTTCACGTCCTGGGCAGCGCGGTGGCCGACCCGTCCAGACCCGACGACGGGCGGCGGGCCCGTTTCGCCGCGCTGGGCACCGATGCGCGTGACGTAGTGCTGGGCTTCGTGCGGGAAGGCGAACACTCACGCTGGCTGACGAACGCGGAAATCTCGGCGGGGGTCTGGGAGGCTGTGCAGGGTAATGTTCAGCGGGCAGTGGTGGGAACGGTGACGCCGTGGGCCGCGCGGCCCGGCTGA
- the pilM gene encoding type IV pilus biogenesis protein PilM: MTSLINRFRSRSAAIGVEIGTSTIKVVALKAGAPPSLQHAVMVPTPIGSMRDGLVVEPQAVASELKSLLAEHRITTRHAVTAVPNQVAVTRNIMVPRMDRKDLQSAIRWEAERYIPYPIDEVTLDFDLLDDPANVPEDGQMEVVIAAAPTEAVHRQIEVLRLAGLEPTVVDLKSFAALRALRGNLLGEHLTKSTLTGTNYTEAGEVALVMEIGASSSVINLVRGDRILMTRNINVSADDFTTALQKAFDLDFAAAEDVKLGYATATTPTEDEEDLLNFDLSREQYSPARVFEVVRPVLGDLITEIRRSLEFYRVQSGDVVIDRTFLAGGGAKLRGLAAAIGDALGFGVEVASPWLTVQTDQAGVDTGYLQTNAPEFTVPLGLALRGVMGRG; the protein is encoded by the coding sequence ATGACGAGCCTCATTAACCGTTTTCGCAGTCGTTCCGCCGCCATCGGCGTGGAGATCGGCACCAGCACCATCAAGGTGGTGGCCCTTAAGGCAGGGGCCCCGCCTTCCCTGCAACACGCGGTGATGGTCCCCACCCCCATCGGCAGCATGCGTGACGGTCTGGTCGTCGAACCCCAGGCAGTGGCGAGCGAACTCAAAAGCCTGCTGGCCGAGCACCGCATCACCACCCGCCACGCCGTCACCGCCGTGCCCAATCAGGTGGCCGTGACCCGCAACATCATGGTGCCGCGCATGGACCGCAAGGACCTGCAAAGCGCCATTCGCTGGGAAGCCGAGCGCTACATCCCTTACCCCATCGACGAGGTCACGCTCGACTTCGACCTGCTCGACGACCCCGCCAACGTGCCCGAGGACGGGCAGATGGAAGTGGTCATCGCGGCGGCGCCCACCGAGGCCGTGCACCGTCAGATCGAGGTGCTGCGCCTCGCGGGCCTCGAACCCACCGTGGTGGACCTCAAGAGCTTCGCGGCGCTGCGGGCGCTACGCGGCAACCTGCTCGGCGAGCACCTCACCAAGAGCACCCTAACCGGCACCAACTACACCGAGGCCGGCGAGGTGGCGCTGGTGATGGAAATCGGCGCGAGCAGCAGCGTCATCAATCTGGTGCGCGGCGACCGCATCCTGATGACCCGCAACATCAACGTGTCCGCCGACGATTTCACCACTGCGCTGCAAAAGGCCTTCGACCTCGACTTTGCCGCCGCCGAGGATGTCAAGCTCGGTTACGCCACCGCCACCACCCCCACCGAGGACGAGGAAGACCTGCTCAACTTCGACCTCAGCCGCGAGCAGTACAGCCCGGCGCGCGTGTTCGAAGTGGTGCGCCCGGTGCTCGGCGACCTGATCACCGAAATCCGCCGCTCGCTGGAGTTCTACCGCGTGCAGAGCGGCGACGTGGTCATCGACCGGACCTTCCTCGCCGGGGGCGGCGCCAAGCTGCGCGGCCTGGCGGCGGCCATCGGGGACGCGCTGGGCTTCGGGGTCGAAGTCGCGTCGCCCTGGCTGACGGTGCAGACCGACCAGGCGGGCGTGGACACCGGCTACCTCCAGACCAACGCCCCCGAATTCACCGTGCCGCTGGGACTGGCGCTGCGGGGGGTGATGGGCCGTGGTTGA
- the lipA gene encoding lipoyl synthase, protein MTQQDPSTKEPKFIKNGIYRKDSVPVREKKPEWLKVTIPTGQVFTEVRKIVKEHRLHTVCEEAMCPNIGECWSRGTATFMLMGHICTRACRFCAVDTGNPMGKLDLDEPRSVADSVRLMDLKYVVLTSVDRDDLPDGGAYHFAKTVKAIKEVNPQTRVEALTPDFGGNTACVDLVLDSGVDTYAQNLETVRRLTHPVRDIRASYDRTLSVLAHAKQARPDVITKTSLMLGLGETREEIREAMADCRAAGVDVLTFGQYLRPTMHHLPVERYISPAEFDEIREEGMQLGFLEVVSGPLVRSSYKAEQIVMDRPGNLPEHLSHLDGGSELTLI, encoded by the coding sequence ATGACCCAGCAAGACCCGTCCACCAAGGAACCTAAATTCATCAAAAACGGCATCTACCGCAAGGACAGCGTGCCGGTGCGCGAGAAGAAACCTGAGTGGCTGAAAGTCACCATCCCCACCGGGCAGGTGTTTACCGAAGTCCGCAAAATCGTGAAGGAGCACCGCCTGCATACGGTGTGCGAGGAAGCGATGTGCCCCAACATCGGCGAGTGCTGGTCGCGTGGGACGGCGACGTTCATGCTGATGGGCCACATCTGCACCCGCGCCTGCCGCTTTTGCGCGGTGGACACTGGCAACCCGATGGGCAAACTGGACCTCGACGAGCCGCGCAGCGTGGCCGACTCGGTGCGGCTGATGGACCTGAAGTACGTGGTGCTGACCTCGGTGGACCGCGATGACCTGCCCGACGGCGGCGCCTACCACTTCGCCAAGACGGTGAAGGCCATCAAAGAGGTCAATCCGCAGACCCGCGTGGAAGCGCTGACGCCCGACTTCGGCGGCAACACGGCCTGCGTGGACCTCGTGCTGGACAGCGGCGTGGATACCTACGCCCAGAACCTCGAAACCGTGCGGCGCCTGACCCACCCGGTGCGCGACATTCGCGCGAGCTACGACCGCACCCTGAGCGTGCTGGCCCACGCCAAGCAGGCCCGCCCCGACGTGATTACCAAGACGAGCCTCATGCTGGGCCTGGGCGAAACCCGCGAGGAAATCCGCGAGGCGATGGCTGATTGCCGCGCCGCCGGGGTGGACGTGCTCACCTTCGGGCAGTACCTGCGCCCCACCATGCACCATCTACCGGTGGAACGCTACATTTCGCCCGCCGAGTTCGACGAAATCCGCGAAGAAGGCATGCAACTTGGTTTCCTGGAAGTCGTCTCCGGTCCGCTGGTGCGCTCGTCGTACAAGGCTGAGCAGATCGTGATGGACCGGCCCGGCAACCTGCCCGAGCACCTGAGCCACTTAGACGGCGGCAGCGAATTGACCTTGATTTGA
- a CDS encoding type 4a pilus biogenesis protein PilO: MKAIKLAPHYIFALVLTLCLVLGYLFYTMAIQPRQLEITSLNDEITNKETTLAADQAKAARVPTLTAEVARLEVEREKFLRALPPTANFGQVVANLRQTVSAAGGDLKTLNFAGSGAAGANLPAGVRPIGMTMSVNGRFPQLFQILRSLELQNRFTTVDNVSLQTQGDAGTGGGGTLGSTLGLTVYTFDASGATSTPDAAAPAAGTPAPAAPAAGGTQP; the protein is encoded by the coding sequence GTGAAAGCCATCAAGCTCGCCCCCCACTACATCTTCGCGCTGGTTCTGACCCTGTGCTTGGTGCTGGGCTACCTCTTTTACACCATGGCGATTCAGCCCCGGCAACTCGAAATCACTTCCCTCAACGACGAGATCACCAACAAGGAAACCACGCTCGCCGCCGATCAGGCCAAAGCGGCGCGGGTGCCGACCTTGACGGCTGAAGTGGCCCGCCTCGAAGTCGAGCGCGAGAAGTTCCTGCGGGCGCTGCCGCCCACCGCCAACTTCGGTCAGGTGGTCGCCAACCTGCGCCAGACCGTGAGCGCCGCCGGGGGAGACCTCAAAACCCTCAATTTCGCTGGGAGCGGCGCGGCGGGGGCCAACCTGCCGGCGGGCGTGCGCCCCATCGGCATGACCATGTCGGTCAATGGCCGCTTTCCGCAACTGTTCCAGATTCTGCGCAGCCTGGAACTGCAAAACCGCTTTACCACCGTGGACAACGTGAGCCTGCAAACCCAGGGCGACGCCGGCACGGGCGGGGGCGGGACGCTGGGCAGCACCCTCGGCCTGACGGTCTATACCTTCGATGCGTCGGGCGCGACGAGCACCCCTGACGCGGCGGCTCCGGCAGCGGGCACGCCGGCCCCCGCTGCACCGGCCGCTGGAGGCACGCAACCATGA
- a CDS encoding serine hydrolase domain-containing protein: MFRRDPLMAQWRAVARLLELDDAQARALLGLVRQTLRRGGVLGVARGDERQLLTFGGVPENGVFELASVTKPFTAALASALVRDGRLDWNAPLAALGGPLRRLPRALTPYALATHTAGLPPQPARAALTTFTRFADPYGGMSPADVLASARRWANPGQAGRFGYSNLGAGVLALGLAHAAGEETSAAGYKRALRRLVTFPLGLPGVGLTPARDVVPPYGLLGGQAVTGFAELAGAGGLFGSAAELLHFGEAHLSGAAGQHWRQAQAFPGLPPLYAGAAPGWFQSGSTVWHDGIARGTRTALGFSPRSGAVVTLLVRGAVPLVGVRAGVPLLLLGLLGGTDR; the protein is encoded by the coding sequence ATGTTTCGCCGTGACCCCCTCATGGCCCAGTGGCGCGCCGTGGCCCGCTTGCTTGAACTGGACGACGCGCAGGCCCGCGCCCTGCTGGGGCTGGTGCGGCAAACCTTGCGGCGCGGCGGGGTGCTCGGCGTAGCGCGGGGAGACGAGCGGCAGCTGCTGACCTTCGGCGGCGTACCGGAAAATGGCGTCTTTGAGCTGGCGAGCGTGACCAAGCCCTTCACGGCGGCCCTCGCCTCGGCGCTGGTGCGCGATGGGCGGCTGGACTGGAACGCGCCCCTCGCCGCGCTCGGCGGGCCGCTGCGCCGCTTGCCCCGCGCGCTGACGCCTTATGCGCTGGCGACCCACACGGCGGGGCTGCCTCCGCAACCGGCGCGGGCTGCGCTGACCACCTTCACCCGGTTTGCCGACCCCTACGGCGGCATGTCACCGGCGGACGTGCTGGCGAGTGCCCGCCGCTGGGCCAATCCGGGGCAGGCGGGGCGCTTCGGATACTCCAACCTCGGCGCGGGGGTGCTGGCGCTGGGGCTGGCGCACGCGGCGGGGGAGGAGACGTCGGCAGCGGGCTATAAGCGGGCGCTGCGTCGCCTGGTCACCTTTCCACTCGGACTGCCGGGCGTGGGTCTGACCCCGGCGCGGGATGTCGTGCCGCCTTACGGTCTGCTCGGCGGGCAGGCGGTGACGGGCTTTGCCGAACTCGCGGGCGCGGGGGGCCTGTTCGGGAGCGCGGCGGAGTTGCTGCACTTCGGCGAGGCGCACCTGAGCGGGGCAGCAGGGCAGCACTGGCGGCAGGCGCAGGCTTTTCCCGGCTTGCCGCCGCTCTACGCCGGGGCCGCGCCGGGGTGGTTTCAATCGGGGAGCACCGTCTGGCACGACGGCATTGCCCGTGGCACCCGCACGGCGCTCGGGTTCTCGCCGCGATCCGGCGCGGTGGTCACGCTGCTGGTGCGCGGAGCGGTGCCGCTGGTGGGGGTGCGGGCGGGGGTACCGCTTTTGCTGCTCGGGTTGCTGGGCGGGACAGACCGTTAG
- a CDS encoding type II secretion system protein GspD: protein MQRIYTVRGQAADITALLAAQYPTLRVTPVGQTGQLVLNGAQAQLDTALALLEQVDRPAPVAESRTVQRVFQLVNASAEEVKATLEGTLARDLTADSNNDVLPNVPVTATDANGNTTVVSVPNALGKTANQGTANAQAQTAQTPANTQQATLIADKRTNSLIVRGTPEQVAQVAELVPQLDQVVPQINVQVRIQEVNERALQSLGLNWRATFGGFNVAVSGGTGLAATFNPTQSFLGFNIFPTLTALETQGLTRRVYDGNVTMQSGQRSLSATGGAQNASSGAAASVKSGGRLEINIPSAAGNIVRQIDYGLNLDFFSPQVAPDGTITLRIRGQVNQPATAITADSLPNLIDFTNSEAQSTITFKNGQTILMSGLLGSTETTNRSGVPFLSSLPGVGAAFGEKRTEKTQSQLLVIITGTVVK from the coding sequence GTGCAGCGCATCTACACCGTGCGCGGCCAGGCCGCCGACATCACGGCGCTGCTCGCTGCCCAGTACCCTACCCTGCGCGTGACCCCGGTGGGGCAGACCGGCCAACTGGTGCTCAACGGCGCTCAGGCCCAGCTCGACACGGCGCTCGCCCTGCTCGAACAGGTGGACCGCCCCGCCCCGGTGGCCGAGTCCCGTACCGTTCAGCGCGTCTTCCAGCTCGTCAACGCCAGCGCTGAGGAAGTCAAGGCGACCCTGGAAGGCACCCTGGCGCGTGACCTGACCGCCGACAGCAATAACGACGTGCTGCCCAACGTGCCCGTCACCGCCACCGACGCCAACGGCAACACGACCGTGGTGAGCGTGCCCAACGCGCTCGGCAAGACGGCGAACCAGGGCACGGCGAATGCTCAGGCTCAGACTGCCCAGACTCCGGCCAACACCCAGCAGGCGACCCTGATCGCCGACAAGCGCACCAACAGCCTGATCGTGCGCGGCACGCCCGAACAGGTGGCGCAGGTGGCCGAGCTGGTGCCGCAGCTCGATCAGGTGGTGCCGCAGATCAACGTGCAGGTGCGGATTCAGGAGGTCAACGAGCGAGCGCTGCAATCGCTGGGCCTCAACTGGCGGGCGACCTTCGGTGGCTTCAACGTGGCGGTCTCGGGCGGCACCGGGCTGGCGGCCACCTTCAACCCCACCCAGAGCTTCCTCGGTTTCAACATTTTCCCGACCCTCACGGCGCTCGAAACCCAGGGCCTGACCCGGCGCGTGTACGACGGCAACGTGACCATGCAAAGCGGCCAGCGCTCGCTGAGTGCCACGGGCGGCGCCCAGAACGCTTCGAGCGGCGCGGCGGCCAGCGTCAAGAGTGGGGGCCGACTGGAAATCAACATCCCCTCGGCGGCGGGCAACATCGTGCGGCAGATCGATTACGGTCTCAACCTCGATTTCTTCAGCCCGCAGGTGGCGCCCGACGGCACCATCACCCTGCGTATTCGCGGTCAGGTCAACCAGCCGGCAACGGCGATCACCGCCGACAGCCTGCCCAACCTCATCGACTTCACCAACAGCGAAGCGCAAAGCACCATCACCTTCAAGAACGGCCAGACCATCCTGATGAGCGGCCTGCTCGGCAGCACCGAGACCACCAACCGCAGCGGCGTGCCCTTCCTGAGCAGCCTGCCCGGTGTGGGCGCGGCCTTCGGGGAAAAACGCACCGAGAAGACCCAGTCGCAACTGCTCGTCATCATCACCGGCACCGTCGTCAAATAA
- a CDS encoding PQQ-binding-like beta-propeller repeat protein yields the protein MSKFRRILLPLALLAALAPAQAAPPTSYQGPVYGAGVPNVKVVRPLWTLTVDKAEYGDRAVLLAENRVLVKVGGALQARDVATGRVRWTLRQPGNLGLADKNAVFLTSGPTLSAYRLSDGRRLWTRDLGGAVRDVGESGGVLYATTEHGGIALSAATGQTRWAFKEHEMTGFRTVLGDTGSGGVVFWDAYQGEPHFPATYAFDAATGKQLYRLGGTTGPLGVRGKAVLMADTSFIGSDDNATLTWVNLRSGVTEQVLKLAADFRCPGRGTLERRTSETFSAPPHIYVNDQCGTRLRQFWANDPALAGKTPSTPLPPARTFAVPDDGRFRLGPVGELLVFESRMGEVRLIPTTGRAPINYNGVDMPTGTGLVLPGAGPVSRLDALGSVLYVGRVNGEFLAYDAAKKKPLYAAQLPWRGFGPTFRSGKYAVLTTPGALAVVREP from the coding sequence ATGTCAAAATTCCGGCGAATACTGCTGCCCCTGGCGCTGCTGGCTGCCCTGGCTCCAGCACAGGCGGCCCCACCTACGAGCTATCAGGGGCCGGTGTACGGCGCTGGCGTGCCGAACGTCAAGGTGGTTCGCCCTCTCTGGACGTTGACGGTAGATAAGGCCGAGTACGGCGACAGGGCCGTGCTGCTCGCTGAAAACCGCGTGCTGGTGAAGGTGGGCGGGGCGTTGCAAGCCCGCGACGTGGCGACGGGCCGCGTGCGGTGGACGCTGCGGCAGCCGGGAAACCTGGGACTGGCCGACAAAAACGCTGTCTTTCTCACGTCCGGCCCCACCCTGAGCGCTTACCGGCTCAGCGACGGGCGGCGCCTGTGGACCCGCGACCTGGGCGGCGCGGTGCGCGATGTGGGCGAGTCGGGCGGCGTGCTGTACGCGACGACGGAACACGGCGGCATAGCCCTGAGCGCCGCGACGGGTCAGACACGCTGGGCCTTTAAAGAGCACGAAATGACGGGCTTCCGGACGGTTCTGGGCGACACAGGGTCAGGGGGCGTGGTGTTCTGGGACGCTTACCAGGGCGAGCCGCATTTTCCGGCCACCTACGCCTTTGACGCGGCGACGGGCAAACAGCTCTACCGCCTCGGCGGCACGACGGGGCCGCTGGGCGTGCGCGGCAAGGCGGTCCTGATGGCCGACACGAGCTTTATAGGAAGCGATGACAATGCCACCCTGACCTGGGTAAACCTGCGTTCCGGCGTCACTGAACAGGTCTTGAAGCTGGCCGCCGATTTCCGCTGCCCTGGCAGAGGCACCCTGGAGCGCCGCACGTCCGAAACCTTCTCTGCCCCGCCGCACATTTATGTCAATGACCAGTGCGGCACGCGGCTGCGGCAGTTCTGGGCGAATGACCCGGCGCTGGCTGGAAAAACGCCGTCCACGCCGCTGCCACCCGCCCGCACCTTCGCCGTGCCGGACGACGGTCGCTTTCGCCTGGGGCCAGTGGGGGAACTGTTGGTGTTTGAAAGCCGCATGGGAGAAGTGCGCTTGATTCCAACCACGGGCCGCGCGCCTATCAACTACAACGGGGTGGATATGCCGACCGGGACGGGCCTTGTCCTGCCGGGAGCGGGGCCGGTGTCGCGGTTGGACGCCCTGGGGAGCGTGCTGTATGTCGGGCGAGTGAATGGTGAGTTTCTCGCCTACGACGCCGCGAAGAAAAAGCCCCTCTACGCGGCGCAGCTTCCCTGGCGCGGCTTCGGGCCGACCTTCCGCAGTGGCAAGTACGCGGTGCTGACCACTCCCGGCGCACTGGCTGTGGTGCGCGAGCCCTGA
- a CDS encoding GNAT family N-acetyltransferase: protein MPHLVRPSEQYKDSFLAAVREAQETGSGLGETLVWKLDDISADFGKVLRDLTRYEPGNELPEGFVHSEYRWLVEGSEYLGRVSIRYSLNDRLREFGGHIGYEIRPSARRKGYGTLILRLALERARELGIDPVLVTCDVDNFGSRGVIEANGGELEGEFEVPQYHDQPIRRYWIRQP, encoded by the coding sequence ATGCCACACCTCGTACGCCCCTCCGAACAGTACAAAGACAGCTTCCTCGCCGCCGTGCGCGAGGCACAGGAAACCGGCAGTGGCCTGGGCGAGACGCTGGTCTGGAAGCTCGACGACATCAGCGCCGACTTCGGCAAAGTCCTGCGCGACCTGACCCGTTACGAACCGGGCAACGAGTTGCCGGAGGGCTTTGTCCACTCCGAATACCGCTGGCTGGTGGAGGGGAGCGAGTACCTGGGACGCGTCTCTATCCGTTACAGCCTCAACGACCGCCTGCGTGAGTTCGGCGGCCACATCGGCTACGAAATCCGCCCCAGCGCGCGGCGCAAAGGCTACGGCACCCTGATTCTGCGGCTGGCGCTGGAGCGGGCGCGCGAACTGGGGATAGACCCGGTGCTGGTCACCTGCGATGTGGACAACTTCGGCTCACGCGGCGTCATTGAGGCGAACGGCGGCGAACTGGAAGGGGAATTTGAGGTGCCCCAGTATCATGACCAGCCCATTCGGCGGTACTGGATTCGGCAACCTTAA
- a CDS encoding metallophosphoesterase family protein, with translation MRIAVLADIHGNADALRAVLKDAAEQGAERLIVNGDVVNRGPDSVQVMEELLARDDTSFVLGNHDDLLRLWHTRSDKLPQDWYDDPFWGATAWSTEQLHAAGLLDVPGDWPLTARLSVPGLPDVLLAHGTPDDYRRGLSERTDPALVRRIADESGAGVLVGSHIHRQADALVGGVRVLNTGAVGSPADGDPRAQYLLLTATPQGWQTELRRVPYDRSGVLQRFETSGLLDTGLSARIFRDELVTARSLYTPYWEWTETGGCPRDTASWEQFAQDWT, from the coding sequence GTGAGAATTGCTGTGCTGGCCGACATCCACGGAAACGCCGACGCCCTGCGGGCCGTGCTGAAAGACGCGGCGGAGCAGGGCGCCGAGCGGCTGATCGTCAACGGCGACGTGGTGAACCGGGGGCCGGATTCGGTGCAGGTGATGGAAGAACTGCTCGCCCGCGACGACACGTCGTTTGTCCTCGGTAACCACGACGACCTGCTGCGGCTGTGGCACACGCGCAGCGATAAATTGCCGCAGGACTGGTACGACGACCCCTTCTGGGGCGCGACGGCCTGGAGCACCGAGCAACTGCACGCGGCAGGGCTGCTCGACGTACCGGGAGACTGGCCGCTGACCGCGCGGCTGAGCGTGCCCGGCCTGCCCGACGTGCTGCTCGCGCACGGCACCCCCGACGACTACCGCCGGGGCCTGAGCGAACGCACCGACCCCGCGCTGGTTCGCCGCATTGCCGACGAGTCGGGCGCGGGCGTGCTGGTGGGCTCGCACATCCACCGCCAGGCCGACGCGCTGGTGGGCGGCGTGAGGGTGCTGAACACCGGGGCCGTCGGTTCTCCGGCGGACGGCGACCCCCGCGCGCAGTACCTGCTGCTCACCGCCACGCCGCAGGGCTGGCAGACCGAGCTGCGCCGGGTGCCCTACGACCGCAGCGGCGTGCTTCAGCGCTTTGAAACGAGCGGTTTGCTGGACACCGGCCTCAGCGCCCGGATTTTCCGCGATGAGCTGGTCACCGCCCGCAGCCTCTACACCCCCTACTGGGAATGGACGGAGACGGGCGGGTGCCCCCGCGACACGGCGAGTTGGGAGCAGTTCGCGCAGGACTGGACGTGA